A part of Chanodichthys erythropterus isolate Z2021 chromosome 4, ASM2448905v1, whole genome shotgun sequence genomic DNA contains:
- the LOC137018318 gene encoding G-protein coupled receptor family C group 6 member A-like produces the protein MKSHLEVCVLAVMMLSLGLWVRCDIPSSLCGAYMEGDVNIAILSSIHSKVINLHKRTRPQPFICTDFDLVTFQQTLSAIFAIEEINNSTLLPGIKLGYEICDPCASPTKALHCVEHLLAINDSLPALSDYSDFRPPVKAFLGERYSELSIAIAKLLSLYLCPQVSTQSSAPVLSDKLRYPSFMRVIPSDIYQAQALVRLISHFSWNWVGVVYGDDDYGRAAYQSFVQESAGKICANFEKVVPHYLDHVDIEKYIKDAAKTIRESSAKVVLLILKPQLVEKLFKEMIQTNTSRVWIASDAWSLYRPLTKMNDINKVGKIFGFSFTMGNIPGFEDYLRNLRPTAGARNDYIEEYKQQRLNCSLWPSNCTVDDILYAVDHREAYGERVAIYAIAHGLRTLLKCDETACSGETNFPPWKLVESMRSVNFTLDGNRYFFDEHGDFVDGYDLIMWKENGDERIIEVVGKFLLKKGDVEIFSQYQSINNSLPLSKCSNSCMPGYAKNQSKISCCYNCVECPEGKYTYGYDLPECLKCPDNKWSLNGSSKCEEYLEIYLAWSNSYPIALLVATAIGLALVFTSFIIFSVHRYTTVIKKADNTMSCFMLLGLTVSFVSVIMFIGRPTVHHCRAQQALYGLGFTLCVSCILVKAYRTFLAFMAFDPDKQHQLKKLYKPVINLVLLTGAQGLILLLWMTLGKSPVPDIKWPGTGLEKYVVCDEGSIIGFGVMHGYIALLAFICFFLAFKGRKVPHDFNETGIIIFSMLIHLFVWLCFIPIYIERNKTEQRHVVQASAILVSNYGILFCHFVPKCYIVLWELSEHSRASIMGRLAGGIKDDAASDINIFHGGRNTPDSGIISPSVGPFVIEIKSKKNADLPSDGAELQIKKEINTASEGQAATEIQENAKNIQGKKSSVDDVDCDATVAVKEDATEKMLDVVHSQDGQGAQEGLLENQKEGIEEIRTKDKQGKWRKQRKQRLRKNSCRLLSQAAQTQLSVQTTVATVVLHYEEINQALEEMAAEGEQLLREHGHNMKWPALLKDYPPTTKPSNDLNQLPSELLQQMLLHSTVKMISVGDSVKCLGDSALKELADYFGSLSQVLGEKLLAKHVAEERLKQVLSHVEAAALRKPGPEDSALHSEDSGIGADNECQNGLERFLRNRGSLGSGANTGKTSVLTTTCSPDQQLLNANEEGTDNDDEDDDDNDDDDDEDAELEDDVSGKGEPGRLTDKTRRTMCGSFEAKSSFPQDQGGLQNQDQVKTSNLKRKIRRPKTADNTLQLKLKHRHLRQPKRSQSSGCLCSKAEESVPNEEH, from the exons ATGAAGTCCCATCTTGAGGTTTGTGTGCTGGCCGTGATGATGCTGAGCCTGGGATTGTGGGTCCGTTGTGACATTCCCAGCTCCCTGTGCGGAGCGTACATGGAAGGAGACGTTAACATTGCAATTTTGAGCTCGATTCACTCAAAAGTAATCAACCTTCATAAGCGAACTAGACCTCAGCCATTCATCTGTACTGA TTTTGATCTGGTCACATTTCAACAAACGCTGAGTGCCATCTTTGCAATTGAAGAAATCAATAACTCCACGCTTCTTCCGGGGATTAAGCTGGGATATGAAATCTGTGATCCCTGTGCATCTCCCACCAAAGCACTGCACTGTGTGGAACATTTACTGGCGATTAACGACTCTCTGCCGGCCCTTTCAGACTACTCAGACTTTCGCCCGCCAGTGAAAGCTTTTCTGGGAGAAAGATACTCAGAGTTATCCATCGCTATTGCCAAGCTCCTCAGCCTTTACCTGTGTCCTCAG GTCAGCACCCAATCCTCTGCGCCAGTTCTGAGTGACAAACTGCGGTATCCGTCCTTCATGCGTGTGATTCCGAGTGACATCTACCAAGCTCAGGCGCTGGTCAGGCTCATATCTCATTTCTCATGGAACTGGGTTGGTGTCGTGTATGGAGATGATGACTACGGTAGAGCGGCCTACCAAAGCTTCGTGCAAGAGTCAGCGGGAAAAATATGTGCTAATTTTGAGAAAGTGGTACCACACTACTTGGACCACGTCGACATTGAAAAGTACATCAAAGATGCTGCCAAGACCATAAGAGAGTCTTCTGCCAAGGTGGTGCTGCTCATTCTGAAGCCGCAGCTGGTGGAGAAGCTTTTCAAGGAGATGATCCAGACCAACACAAGCAGAGTCTGGATTGCAAGTGACGCCTGGTCCTTATACCGGCCCTTAACAAAGATGAACGACATAAACAAAGTGGGTAAAATATTTGGCTTTTCCTTTACCATGGGAAATATACCAGGGTTTGAAGACTACTTGAGAAACCTCAGGCCAACGGCAGGAGCAAGAAATGACTACATAGAAGAGTACAAGCAGCAGAGACTGAACTGCTCGCTGTGGCCCTCGAACTGCACCGTAGATGACATTCTGTACGCAGTGGACCACAGGGAGGCCTACGGAGAGAGGGTGGCCATATATGCTATAGCGCATGGGCTCAGGACACTCCTGAAGTGCGACGAGACCGCCTGCTCCGGAGAGACCAACTTCCCACCCTGGAAG CTAGTGGAAAGTATGCGCAGTGTGAATTTCACACTCGATGGCAATAGATATTTCTTTGATGAACACGGTGACTTTGTGGATGGTTACGACCTCATAATGTGGAAGGAAAATGGTGATGAACGAATTATTGAAGTTGTGGGAAAATTCCTATTGAAAAAAGGAGACGTGGAGATCTTCAGTCAATACCAGTCGATAAATAACAGC CTGCCCTTGTCCAAGTGCTCAAATTCTTGCATGCCTGGTTATGCGAAGAACCAGTCAAAGATCTCCTGCTGCTACAACTGCGTTGAATGTCCTGAAGGAAAATATACTTATGGATATG ATCTCCCCGAATGCCTAAAATGTCCAGACAACAAGTGGTCTCTTAACGGGTCAAGTAAATGCGAGGAATACCTAGAGATATATCTGGCTTGGAGTAATAGTTATCCCATAGCTCTGTTAGTGGCTACAGCAATAGGCTTGGCTCTGGTGTTCACCTCATTCATCATTTTCAGTGTGCACAGATACACCACAGTCATCAAAAAAGCTGACAATACAATGTCTTGTTTCATGTTACTGGGGCTGACGGTCAGCTTTGTCAGCGTAATCATGTTTATCGGCAGGCCAACTGTGCATCATTGCAGGGCACAGCAGGCCTTGTACGGTCTCGGCTTCACCCTGTGTGTTTCTTGCATCCTGGTTAAAGCCTACCGCACTTTCCTGGCTTTCATGGCCTTTGATCCGGACAAGCAGCATCAGCTTAAAAAACTCTACAAGCCTGTTATAAATTTGGTCCTGCTTACGGGTGCTCAAGGACTCATCCTGTTGTTATGGATGACTTTGGGAAAGTCTCCTGTACCAGATATAAAGTGGCCTGGAACTGGCCTAGAAAAATATGTTGTCTGCGATGAGGGCTCCATTATAGGTTTTGGGGTGATGCATGGTTACATAGCTCTATTGGCCttcatttgtttctttcttGCGTTCAAGGGTAGAAAAGTACCACATGATTTCAACGAGACTGGCATCATCATATTCAGCATGTTGATTCATCTGTTTGTTTGGCTTTGCTTTATTCCTATTTATATTGAAAGAAACAAGACCGAACAGCGGCACGTTGTTCAGGCTTCAGCCATCCTGGTTTCCAACTATGGCatattattttgtcattttgtccCAAAGTGCTACATAGTCCTGTGGGAACTATCTGAGCACTCAAGGGCATCGATCATGGGGAGGTTAGCTGGAGGCATTAAAGATGATGCAGCCTCTGACATTAACATATTTCATGGGGGCCGAAACACTCCAGACTCCGGCATCATCTCCCCTAGTGTAGGACCATTTGTGATAGAGATCA AAAGCAAGAAAAATGCTGACCTGCCCTCTGATGGGGCAGAACTTCAAATCAAAAAAGAgataaacactgcttcagaaggACAAGCAGCAACAGAGATacaagaaaatgcaaaaaacattCAAGGTAAGAAATCCTCAGTAGATGATGTAGATTGTGATGCCACTGTGGCAGTCAAAGAAGATGCTACTGAGAAGATGCTAGACGTGGTCCATTCTCAGGATGGACAAGGTGCACAAGAGGGCCTCTTAGAAAACCAAAAAGAAGGAATAGAGGAGATACGGACAAAAGATAAGCAAGGAAAGTGGAGGAAGCAGAGGAAACAGAGACTGAGAAAAAATTCCTGCA GGCTCTTAAGCCAGGCTGCTCAGACCCAGCTCTCTGTACAGACCACAGTAGCTACAGTAGTCTTGCACTATGAAGAGATCAACCAGGCTTTGGAGGAAATGGCCGCTGAAGGCGAGCAACTGCTGAGGGAACATGGACACAACATGAAGTGGCCCGCTTTACTTAAAGACTATCCACCTACAACCAAACCAAGCAATGACCTGAACCAGCTTCCTTCTGAACTGCTGCAGCAAATGCTTCTTCACTCCACAGTTAAAATGATCTCAGTGGGAGACTCTGTGAAATGCCTAGGTGACTCAGCCTTAAAAGAACTAGCTGACTACTTTGGGTCCCTGTCTCAGGTCTTAGGAGAGAAGCTGCTGGCTAAGCATGTGGCCGAGGAGCGCCTGAAGCAGGTTTTGTCTCATGTGGAAGCTGCTGCCCTCAGGAAACCAGGTCCAGAGGATTCTGCACTGCACAGTGAGGACAGCGGCATAGGTGCAGACAATGAGTGTCAGAATGGCTTGGAGCGCTTCCTTCGAAATAGAGGGAGCTTGGGATCAGGAGCAAACACTGGAAAAACATCTGTCCTTACCACCACTTGCTCTCCAGATCAGCAGCTCCTTAATGCCAATGAGGAAGGTACAGACAatgatgatgaggatgatgatgacaatgatgatgacgatgatgaGGATGCAGAACTTGAGGATGATGTCAGTGGTAAAGGTGAGCCAGGGAGGTTGACTGACAAGACAAGGAGAACAATGTGTGGTTCTTTTGAAGCAAAATCCAGCTTTCCACAAGATCAGGGTGGTCTTCAAAACCAAGATCAAGTCAAGACCAGTAACTTGAAAAGGAAAATCAGACGACCAAAAACAGCAGACAATACCCTTCAGCTGAAACTAAAACACCGCCACTTAAGACAACCAAAGCGCTCGCAATCCTCCGGGTGTTTGTGTAGCAAAGCAGAAGAATCAGTTCCTAATGAGGAACATTGA